In Isoptericola jiangsuensis, the following proteins share a genomic window:
- a CDS encoding VanW family protein: MGQPTDGDENLHPGGSSPDSAATPPAAPPQAGAPGPGASSAATHPGAGPAAAAAPAPPQRTPLPQRRPAADAPAGPASPTTASTNSPQPPSASPAPGAAPTAPASPGAPSSFAPRPAAPPASPAGAASPATASSPSRPAPGAPAASPTAASSPAAASSPSRPAPAAGPAASSAPAPSAPTSPVPGSAAAQAAATSTAASAASAPGGGPRQGAPEAPAAAAPTAPGGPATPSSSAPGPSVAPAPAPAQPTAPAQPARPAQPTRPAQQTPVAAAGARPSADDDETPYQPSVRAYEQRRIGVVSAPAVDGLPTGAPTEAIPAVAAASGTGGTPPTSGSPLEGLTGDGAPSRLPRVLLGAGLGVVVLAGLYAGAQWFVADDVAQGTTVAGVDVGGLSADEAVAALDAELGPRAVEPVPVRAGDASGTLDPTAAGLTLDAQATVDSVTGFTLDPGRLLDHVVGGDAVAPVVDVDRTALGGAVEATAASLAKEPVDGTVRFTGGEPVATDPEDGTSVVVDAAEDALVAGWLVTTGEIELPVEAVPPAIDQADTDAALAEAEEVVSGPVTVEVGGQNPELPARVLARSTSFVAQEGELVTTFDGDRLTSAVVERTNDLLQEPDDAHFEFSGGEPVIVGGQTGTTLDPAQVADSVGEAATSDERTAAVELVEQDPEDTRDSLAELGVDEVISEFSTPLTSEPIRTKNLIRGAELVNGTLVKPGETFSLVDTLSPIEVSNGYFAAGVVNNGIHSDAVGGGLSQMATTTYNAGFFAGFDDVEHRQHSYWFSRYPAGREATIYVGSIDMKFKNDTPYGALMQAYVSGGRLHVKVWSTTYYEVEASDSGKQNVVPASTIDRSGDAGCEAYPGGEDGFDITVYRKVYLEGELVKDESDYWRYKPDDAVSCSASRAEDRQDKDDRPGDTEKKDGDD, from the coding sequence ATGGGCCAGCCGACCGACGGCGACGAGAACCTGCACCCGGGCGGGTCGTCCCCCGACAGCGCGGCGACACCGCCCGCCGCACCCCCGCAGGCCGGTGCGCCCGGCCCGGGCGCGTCGAGCGCGGCGACGCACCCCGGGGCGGGCCCCGCCGCGGCCGCGGCACCCGCCCCGCCGCAGCGGACCCCGCTGCCGCAGCGGCGTCCGGCCGCGGACGCCCCTGCCGGCCCGGCGTCGCCCACGACGGCCTCCACGAACTCGCCCCAGCCGCCGTCCGCGAGCCCTGCGCCGGGTGCCGCGCCCACCGCGCCCGCGAGCCCGGGCGCGCCGTCCTCCTTCGCGCCCCGCCCGGCCGCCCCTCCGGCCTCGCCGGCGGGCGCCGCCTCGCCGGCCACCGCGTCGTCACCCTCCCGTCCGGCACCGGGCGCGCCCGCGGCCTCCCCGACGGCGGCGTCCTCGCCGGCCGCCGCGTCGTCACCCTCCCGTCCGGCACCGGCTGCCGGACCTGCGGCGTCGTCCGCACCGGCGCCGTCCGCACCGACCTCACCGGTCCCGGGATCGGCCGCCGCGCAGGCCGCGGCCACCTCCACGGCTGCGTCCGCCGCGTCCGCGCCCGGCGGCGGGCCGCGTCAGGGCGCGCCGGAGGCTCCGGCCGCAGCCGCTCCGACGGCTCCGGGCGGTCCTGCGACGCCGTCCTCGTCGGCGCCGGGCCCGTCCGTCGCGCCCGCGCCCGCGCCCGCGCAGCCGACGGCGCCGGCGCAGCCGGCCCGGCCCGCGCAGCCGACCCGGCCCGCCCAGCAGACGCCGGTCGCCGCGGCCGGTGCGCGCCCGAGCGCGGACGACGACGAGACCCCCTACCAGCCCTCCGTCCGGGCGTACGAGCAGCGCCGCATCGGCGTCGTGTCCGCGCCGGCGGTCGACGGCCTGCCCACGGGCGCCCCGACCGAGGCGATCCCGGCGGTGGCGGCAGCGTCCGGGACGGGCGGCACCCCGCCCACGTCGGGCAGCCCGCTGGAGGGCCTGACCGGTGACGGCGCCCCGAGCCGGCTGCCGCGCGTGCTCCTCGGCGCCGGGCTCGGGGTCGTCGTCCTCGCCGGCCTGTACGCCGGTGCCCAGTGGTTCGTGGCGGACGACGTCGCGCAGGGCACCACCGTCGCCGGGGTGGACGTGGGCGGGCTGTCCGCCGACGAGGCCGTCGCCGCGCTCGACGCGGAGCTCGGTCCCCGCGCCGTCGAACCGGTGCCCGTCCGCGCCGGTGACGCCTCGGGCACGCTGGACCCCACGGCGGCCGGGCTGACGCTGGACGCGCAGGCCACCGTCGACTCCGTCACGGGCTTCACGCTGGACCCGGGCCGCCTGCTCGACCACGTCGTCGGCGGCGACGCCGTCGCCCCCGTGGTGGACGTCGACCGCACCGCCCTCGGCGGCGCCGTCGAGGCCACCGCCGCGTCCCTCGCGAAGGAGCCGGTCGACGGCACCGTCCGCTTCACCGGCGGCGAGCCCGTCGCGACCGACCCGGAGGACGGCACCTCCGTCGTCGTCGACGCCGCCGAGGACGCCCTGGTGGCGGGCTGGCTCGTCACCACCGGCGAGATCGAGCTCCCCGTCGAGGCGGTGCCGCCGGCCATCGACCAGGCGGACACCGACGCGGCGCTCGCCGAGGCGGAGGAGGTCGTGTCCGGTCCGGTCACCGTGGAGGTCGGCGGGCAGAACCCCGAGCTCCCCGCGCGCGTGCTGGCCCGTTCCACGTCGTTCGTCGCGCAGGAGGGCGAGCTCGTCACGACGTTCGACGGCGACCGGCTCACCAGCGCCGTCGTCGAGCGGACGAACGACCTCCTGCAGGAGCCGGACGACGCGCACTTCGAGTTCTCCGGCGGCGAGCCCGTGATCGTCGGCGGGCAGACCGGCACCACCCTGGACCCCGCGCAGGTCGCGGACTCCGTGGGCGAGGCGGCGACGTCCGACGAGCGCACGGCCGCCGTCGAGCTGGTCGAGCAGGACCCGGAGGACACCCGGGACTCGCTCGCCGAGCTCGGCGTCGACGAGGTGATCTCGGAGTTCTCCACCCCGCTGACCAGCGAGCCGATCCGGACCAAGAACCTCATCCGTGGCGCCGAGCTCGTCAACGGCACGCTGGTGAAGCCCGGCGAGACCTTCTCCCTGGTCGACACGCTGTCGCCCATCGAGGTCTCCAACGGCTACTTCGCGGCGGGCGTCGTCAACAACGGCATCCACTCCGACGCCGTGGGCGGCGGCCTGTCCCAGATGGCGACCACCACGTACAACGCGGGCTTCTTCGCGGGCTTCGACGACGTCGAGCACCGCCAGCACAGCTACTGGTTCAGCCGGTACCCGGCAGGGCGCGAGGCCACGATCTACGTCGGCTCGATCGACATGAAGTTCAAGAACGACACCCCGTACGGCGCGCTCATGCAGGCGTACGTCTCGGGCGGACGCCTGCACGTGAAGGTCTGGTCCACGACGTACTACGAGGTCGAGGCCAGCGACTCCGGCAAGCAGAACGTCGTCCCGGCCTCCACGATCGACCGGTCCGGCGACGCCGGCTGCGAGGCGTACCCCGGCGGCGAGGACGGCTTCGACATCACGGTGTACCGCAAGGTCTACCTCGAGGGCGAGCTCGTCAAGGACGAGTCCGACTACTGGCGCTACAAGCCCGACGACGCGGTGAGCTGCTCCGCGTCCCGCGCCGAGGACCGGCAGGACAAGGACGACCGACCGGGTGACACCGAGAAGAAGGACGGGGACGACTGA